From the genome of Elusimicrobiota bacterium, one region includes:
- a CDS encoding YifB family Mg chelatase-like AAA ATPase produces MIAKVDSACLMGLEAARIQVEVNLAKGLPSFTIVGLPDASVREARDRVIAAIRNTGFDIPSRRVTVNLAPAELRKEGAAFDLAIALGILLAGESILPPQWPCCIWLGELALDGTLRPVRGALPMVRSLAEKGYRRFVIPEANSRAVSFLSDVEILPFQNLKEVIAWLNGERMKKPIVPSTFKAPPAAVRIDMKDIKGHAFAKRALEVAASGFHNILFVGCPGTGKSMLAHALPSIMHEWSSEEALEATQIHSLVSFGPEGLMSARPFRRPHHSASSAALVGGGETPMPGEISLAHRGVLFLDELAEFHRDALEALRQPLEEGRVHIQRCRGRATFPADFLLIAAMNPCPCGNRGHPVKECVCTETRIRKYLGRISAPLLDRIDLHVDLPMLKVDELFDEKGQAEPSERVRARVEGARQRQRERFSPRSLVPNARLCGADLRRYCRLDSASQDLLKASVERLGLSARAFDRIRRVARTIADMAGSETIQASHIAEAIQYRGLDRPIACLP; encoded by the coding sequence ATGATTGCCAAAGTGGATAGCGCTTGTTTGATGGGGCTGGAAGCGGCCCGCATTCAAGTCGAAGTCAATCTCGCCAAAGGCCTGCCGTCGTTTACCATCGTCGGGCTGCCGGATGCGTCGGTCCGCGAGGCCCGGGACCGCGTCATCGCGGCCATCCGCAATACTGGTTTTGATATTCCCTCCCGGCGGGTCACCGTCAACCTGGCTCCGGCGGAACTCCGAAAAGAGGGGGCTGCTTTTGATTTAGCGATCGCGCTTGGCATTCTTCTGGCCGGGGAGTCGATCCTCCCGCCGCAGTGGCCGTGCTGTATCTGGCTGGGGGAGCTGGCGCTGGATGGAACGTTGAGGCCGGTCCGCGGCGCGCTGCCAATGGTGCGTTCGCTGGCGGAGAAAGGGTATCGTCGGTTCGTGATCCCGGAAGCCAACAGCCGGGCGGTTTCCTTTTTGTCGGATGTCGAGATCCTGCCTTTCCAGAATTTAAAAGAAGTCATCGCCTGGTTGAATGGGGAAAGAATGAAGAAACCCATTGTGCCTTCCACTTTCAAGGCGCCTCCGGCCGCGGTCCGCATCGATATGAAGGATATCAAAGGACATGCTTTTGCCAAGCGTGCCCTTGAGGTTGCCGCCTCCGGATTTCACAACATCCTTTTCGTCGGATGCCCGGGCACCGGGAAATCCATGCTGGCCCACGCGCTGCCTTCGATTATGCATGAGTGGTCATCGGAAGAGGCTCTGGAAGCGACCCAGATCCATTCCCTGGTGAGCTTCGGTCCGGAAGGATTAATGTCGGCGCGTCCTTTTCGCCGGCCGCATCATTCCGCGTCATCGGCCGCGCTTGTCGGAGGCGGCGAAACGCCGATGCCCGGTGAAATTTCCCTGGCGCACCGCGGCGTGCTGTTCCTGGACGAGCTGGCGGAGTTCCACCGGGATGCGCTGGAAGCGTTGCGGCAGCCGCTCGAAGAAGGCCGGGTTCATATCCAACGTTGCCGGGGACGCGCCACGTTCCCGGCGGATTTCTTGCTGATTGCGGCGATGAATCCCTGCCCTTGCGGCAACCGGGGCCACCCGGTCAAAGAGTGCGTCTGTACGGAAACCCGCATTCGAAAATATCTGGGCCGCATCTCCGCCCCGCTTCTGGATCGGATTGATCTGCACGTGGATTTACCGATGCTCAAAGTGGATGAGCTCTTCGATGAAAAAGGTCAGGCCGAGCCGTCCGAGCGGGTCCGGGCCCGCGTGGAAGGCGCGCGCCAGAGGCAGCGGGAACGTTTTTCTCCTCGAAGCCTCGTCCCCAATGCGCGGTTGTGCGGCGCGGATCTTCGCCGCTATTGCCGTCTGGACTCGGCGAGCCAGGATTTGCTGAAAGCGTCGGTGGAACGGCTTGGGCTTTCCGCGCGCGCGTTCGATCGCATTCGGCGGGTGGCGCGCACCATCGCCGATATGGCGGGAAGCGAAACGATCCAAGCGTCCCATATTGCCGAGGCCATCCAGTACCGCGGATTGGACCGTCCGATCGCCTGTCTTCCTTAA
- the dprA gene encoding DNA-processing protein DprA — MMTVERFFWIFLNQVPFLGPLRFHRLLHAAGSAEAILAMPAQGLMAAEVDEALAVHWQEAFRDPRLLRQAEAEQRRADQGDCRIVTELDPDYPASLRELIGRPPVIYVQGAWPLPEGLALGMVGTRQSTSEGEAITERFTAQLAERGVLLVSGLAAGIDTVVHRTALDAQGKTAAVLGHGFEYVFPRENAALYKRMKAKGTLITEFPWSMPPQASNFPRRNRIISGLSRGVVVLEAPRRSGALITARYAAEQGRDVFAVPGPVRQGFSAGCHRLIQQGAKLVETIEDILDEYPGRAPQQAAVPPAMPCPPKKEPHQFAGLERDVMNQLSNQPISVEDLVGRLACPVDQLASALLSLELKGCICHYPGQHYAIKND; from the coding sequence ATGATGACCGTTGAGCGATTTTTCTGGATCTTTCTCAATCAAGTCCCTTTCTTAGGTCCGTTGCGCTTCCATCGGTTGTTGCATGCGGCGGGTTCTGCGGAAGCCATCCTGGCGATGCCGGCTCAAGGTCTGATGGCTGCCGAAGTTGATGAAGCGCTGGCGGTTCACTGGCAGGAAGCGTTTCGGGATCCTCGCCTCTTGCGACAGGCGGAAGCGGAGCAGCGCCGGGCGGATCAAGGGGATTGTCGGATCGTTACGGAGCTGGATCCGGATTACCCGGCTTCCTTACGCGAGTTGATCGGCCGGCCTCCGGTGATTTATGTGCAGGGCGCATGGCCCTTGCCGGAGGGTTTGGCGCTGGGGATGGTGGGGACCCGCCAATCCACTTCCGAAGGGGAAGCGATTACCGAACGATTCACCGCTCAGTTGGCGGAACGGGGTGTGCTTCTCGTCAGTGGATTGGCCGCCGGAATCGACACGGTTGTTCACCGGACGGCACTGGATGCGCAAGGAAAAACAGCGGCTGTTTTGGGACATGGATTTGAATATGTTTTTCCGCGGGAGAACGCGGCTCTTTATAAAAGGATGAAGGCCAAAGGAACTTTGATTACGGAATTCCCATGGAGTATGCCGCCGCAGGCTTCGAATTTTCCCCGGCGCAACCGGATTATTTCGGGGCTTTCACGAGGGGTGGTTGTCCTGGAGGCGCCCAGGCGTTCCGGGGCTCTGATCACCGCCCGCTATGCGGCCGAGCAGGGCCGGGATGTATTTGCTGTTCCGGGGCCTGTGCGTCAGGGGTTTTCGGCCGGGTGTCACCGGCTGATTCAGCAAGGCGCCAAGCTCGTGGAAACCATTGAGGATATTTTGGACGAATACCCCGGGAGGGCTCCTCAACAGGCAGCGGTTCCCCCAGCGATGCCGTGTCCGCCGAAAAAGGAACCGCATCAATTTGCTGGATTGGAACGAGACGTGATGAATCAACTGTCAAATCAGCCCATTTCCGTCGAGGATCTGGTCGGGAGACTCGCCTGTCCGGTTGACCAGTTGGCAAGCGCCCTGCTATCTTTGGAACTGAAAGGCTGTATTTGTCATTATCCGGGACAACACTATGCCATCAAAAACGACTAA
- the topA gene encoding type I DNA topoisomerase translates to MPSKTTKKTKPVGKKQKEAPLSQLGSSGRSLVIVESPTKQKTIAKFLGDNFTIVATLGHIRDLPSRTLGVDEANNFEPQYVILPKAKKVLPSLREAIRKVERVYLATDFDREGEAIAWHVAEALKVPPERMARITFHEITPEAIKESLEHPRQIDLKLVHAQQARRILDRLVGYKLSPLLWAKVRKGLSAGRVQSVALRLLVEREIEIEAFRSQGYWTIMAELQKEGETPFEAALVEINGKKIEQTTVLKLFADDYHVTTTSLTEQPAVDGLLERLKKAQYHVSEVVRKETRRSPAPPFMTATLQQDASRRLGFSAVKTMVVAQQLYEGVDLGSSGMVGLITYMRTDSLNVAASAQEEARQFIQSRYGEGFLPEAPRVYKTKSKAAQEAHEAIRPTSVTRTPESLKEFLSPEQGRLYDLIWRRFMASQMEDAVFDTVGVDITARVAEETTSFLFHASGRTIKAPGYLKVYTEVEDKETAEKMEGQKLPLLAEKDLLQLVKIISEDHKTEPPPRFNEASLIKMLERHGIGRPSTYAPILQTIIGRGYAREENRRLYPADLGRYVTELLKAHFKEIVDLNFTARVEERLDEIAQGDVRWPEVIKDFYDPFMNDLQVAQTAITTKPYEPKESGELCEKCGAPMLIRESRFGRYMSCKTYPVCKNKISLDSQGKKIMPEVTDKKCEKCQKPLVKRFGRRGPFLACSGYPDCKTTYSIDKEGNIVIKPPPEMTDKKCEKCGKPMLRRIGKRGPFLTCSGFPRCRNLKKDA, encoded by the coding sequence ATGCCATCAAAAACGACTAAAAAAACGAAGCCGGTCGGCAAAAAACAAAAAGAGGCCCCCTTGAGCCAGCTCGGCAGTAGCGGGCGCTCTCTGGTTATTGTGGAGTCACCTACCAAACAAAAGACCATCGCTAAATTTCTGGGAGACAACTTTACGATTGTGGCGACCCTGGGTCATATCCGCGATCTGCCCTCCCGGACGCTGGGTGTCGATGAGGCCAATAATTTTGAACCGCAGTATGTGATCCTTCCGAAGGCCAAGAAAGTTCTGCCTTCTTTAAGGGAAGCTATTCGGAAGGTTGAGCGCGTTTATCTGGCGACGGACTTTGACCGGGAAGGCGAAGCGATCGCCTGGCATGTGGCGGAAGCGCTGAAAGTGCCGCCGGAGCGGATGGCCCGCATCACGTTTCATGAGATTACGCCTGAGGCGATCAAAGAGTCGCTGGAACATCCCCGTCAGATTGATTTGAAGCTCGTCCACGCCCAGCAGGCGCGGCGCATCCTGGATCGCCTGGTCGGTTATAAGCTCTCTCCTCTGCTCTGGGCCAAGGTTCGCAAAGGCCTGTCCGCTGGACGGGTGCAATCGGTGGCCTTGCGTCTGCTGGTTGAACGGGAAATCGAGATTGAGGCGTTTAGATCGCAGGGTTACTGGACGATCATGGCCGAGCTGCAAAAAGAAGGGGAAACGCCCTTTGAAGCCGCTCTGGTGGAGATCAACGGAAAGAAAATCGAGCAAACCACCGTTCTGAAGCTTTTTGCCGATGATTATCACGTGACGACCACATCCTTGACCGAACAGCCGGCGGTTGACGGTCTTTTGGAGCGCCTCAAGAAGGCCCAGTATCACGTCAGCGAAGTCGTGCGGAAAGAAACGCGGCGTTCTCCGGCGCCGCCGTTTATGACCGCCACGCTGCAGCAGGATGCGTCCCGGCGTCTGGGATTTTCCGCGGTGAAAACGATGGTTGTGGCCCAACAGCTCTACGAAGGTGTCGATCTGGGGTCTTCCGGTATGGTGGGTTTAATCACCTACATGCGTACCGATTCGTTGAATGTCGCGGCCAGCGCCCAAGAGGAAGCGCGTCAATTCATCCAATCCCGTTACGGCGAGGGATTCCTGCCGGAGGCTCCGCGCGTTTACAAGACCAAATCCAAGGCTGCCCAGGAAGCGCATGAGGCAATTCGTCCGACCTCAGTCACTCGGACACCGGAGTCCCTCAAAGAATTCTTATCGCCTGAACAGGGACGGTTGTACGACTTAATCTGGCGGCGATTCATGGCCAGTCAGATGGAAGACGCTGTTTTTGATACCGTCGGAGTGGATATCACCGCCCGGGTGGCGGAGGAGACGACCTCCTTTTTGTTCCACGCGAGCGGCCGGACAATTAAAGCGCCTGGTTATCTGAAAGTGTATACCGAGGTGGAAGATAAAGAGACGGCTGAAAAAATGGAAGGGCAGAAGCTCCCTCTTCTGGCGGAAAAAGACCTTCTCCAACTCGTTAAAATCATTTCGGAAGATCATAAGACGGAGCCGCCTCCCCGCTTCAACGAAGCCAGCCTTATCAAAATGCTGGAACGTCACGGCATCGGCCGGCCTTCGACGTATGCCCCGATTCTGCAGACAATCATCGGACGGGGGTATGCGCGGGAAGAAAACCGCCGGCTTTATCCGGCGGATCTCGGCCGGTACGTGACCGAGCTTCTCAAGGCCCATTTCAAGGAGATCGTTGACCTGAACTTTACCGCCCGGGTGGAAGAGCGCCTGGATGAAATTGCCCAGGGTGATGTCCGCTGGCCCGAGGTCATCAAAGATTTTTACGACCCGTTCATGAACGATCTTCAGGTGGCCCAGACCGCCATCACGACCAAGCCCTATGAGCCGAAGGAGTCCGGGGAGTTATGCGAGAAGTGCGGAGCCCCCATGCTTATTCGCGAAAGCCGTTTCGGACGTTACATGTCTTGCAAAACCTACCCGGTCTGCAAGAATAAAATCTCGCTGGATTCCCAGGGCAAAAAAATCATGCCGGAAGTGACGGATAAAAAATGCGAGAAATGCCAGAAACCGCTCGTGAAACGCTTCGGCCGCCGCGGACCCTTCCTGGCGTGTTCCGGCTACCCCGACTGTAAGACGACCTATTCCATTGATAAGGAAGGCAACATCGTCATCAAGCCGCCCCCTGAGATGACAGACAAGAAATGCGAGAAGTGCGGCAAGCCCATGCTGCGCCGCATCGGAAAGCGGGGGCCCTTCCTGACCTGTTCCGGATTCCCGCGCTGCCGTAATCTGAAAAAAGACGCCTAA
- the xerC gene encoding tyrosine recombinase XerC: protein MKKWIQQYLLYLRAERNASPHTLRAYQHDLSEYLAFLQTKYPGLSLERNQRLVIRDYLSELYGRHQQRATVLRAMAVLRAFYKYLVREEVLAQTPFVALPLPKREKRLPRFLTEEDMRKLLEMPMRAKHPFSLRDTALLELLYSSGLRIQEACQLNVEDVDLLGGMVRVFGKGSRERLIPVGATAQRMLHAYIESRAAAIRRAAPLFLNRHGGRLSDRGVRNMVTKWVIETALHQSISPHAFRHSFATHMLTRGCDLRTVQELLGHRSLTTTQTYTHVTPDHLKKVYEQTHPRA, encoded by the coding sequence ATGAAAAAATGGATCCAACAGTATCTGCTGTACTTGCGGGCCGAACGAAACGCTTCCCCCCACACGCTTCGCGCGTATCAGCATGATTTAAGCGAGTATCTGGCCTTCCTCCAAACCAAGTACCCCGGGTTGTCGCTTGAGCGCAATCAGCGGTTGGTCATTCGTGATTACCTCTCCGAACTTTACGGCCGGCACCAGCAGCGCGCCACGGTCCTGCGAGCCATGGCGGTTTTGCGCGCTTTCTATAAATACCTTGTCAGGGAAGAAGTCCTGGCGCAGACGCCTTTTGTCGCTTTACCCCTGCCGAAACGGGAGAAACGCCTGCCTCGTTTTCTGACGGAAGAAGACATGCGGAAGCTTCTGGAAATGCCGATGCGGGCCAAACATCCATTTTCTCTCCGGGACACCGCCTTGCTGGAGTTGTTGTATTCCAGCGGGCTCCGAATCCAGGAAGCGTGTCAATTGAACGTCGAAGATGTTGACTTGTTGGGGGGGATGGTGCGGGTTTTTGGAAAGGGGAGCCGCGAACGTTTGATACCGGTCGGGGCGACGGCTCAACGCATGCTGCACGCCTATATCGAAAGCCGGGCCGCGGCAATCCGCCGGGCCGCGCCTCTTTTTTTGAATCGTCACGGAGGACGGCTTTCGGACCGGGGCGTCCGAAACATGGTCACCAAATGGGTGATCGAAACCGCCCTTCATCAGAGCATCTCCCCGCATGCTTTCCGGCATTCCTTTGCCACGCACATGTTGACACGCGGTTGCGACTTGCGGACAGTCCAGGAACTTCTCGGGCACCGGAGTTTAACCACCACGCAGACCTACACGCACGTCACTCCCGACCATTTGAAGAAGGTGTATGAACAGACCCATCCGAGGGCGTAA
- a CDS encoding response regulator transcription factor — MKNRIVLIEDDPALRKMLKEALPESIFTTEIAETGHQGLELVVKRKPDLVLLDWSLPDLNGLEVCRLIKQNKDCAHIPIIMVTAYAELNRKVSALEGGADDYVTKPFEIEELIARIKAVLRRRVSGGTPEEIIQKEGITINLTTYSVDVEKRPLTLTAKEFDLLYVLMKNAGRILNREFLLERIWGYAVDVSTRTVDVHIRRLRKKLGNKCAQLIQTFRGVGYKFKEDNRR; from the coding sequence ATGAAGAATCGCATTGTTTTAATTGAAGACGATCCCGCGCTTCGAAAAATGCTCAAAGAAGCTCTTCCTGAGAGCATCTTTACCACCGAAATCGCCGAGACTGGCCATCAGGGTCTGGAGTTGGTGGTCAAACGCAAACCGGATCTGGTGCTTTTGGACTGGAGCTTGCCTGATCTCAATGGGCTGGAGGTGTGTCGGCTCATCAAGCAAAACAAGGATTGCGCGCATATCCCCATTATCATGGTGACGGCTTATGCGGAACTCAACCGCAAAGTGTCGGCACTGGAGGGCGGCGCGGACGATTACGTCACCAAGCCTTTTGAGATTGAAGAACTGATCGCCCGTATCAAAGCGGTGCTGCGTCGGCGCGTCAGCGGCGGGACACCTGAGGAAATTATTCAGAAGGAAGGCATCACCATCAATTTGACGACGTACTCCGTGGATGTCGAGAAGCGTCCTCTGACGTTGACGGCCAAAGAATTTGACCTGCTTTACGTCCTGATGAAAAACGCCGGGCGGATTCTGAACCGCGAGTTTCTTCTGGAGCGCATCTGGGGGTATGCGGTGGACGTGTCGACCCGCACGGTGGATGTGCATATCCGGCGGCTCCGAAAAAAGCTGGGGAACAAATGTGCGCAGCTGATCCAGACCTTCCGGGGCGTAGGTTACAAATTTAAAGAGGACAATCGTCGATAA
- a CDS encoding response regulator yields MDNESKLRASILVVDDEKDILRMLQEALGLASYDVRTAFNGEEAIEEIRRAAPDLVLMDIQMPKIDGLEVCRLVKSDVCLRHIPILLLTAQNTTRSKVRGLQYGADDYLTKPFEMDELLARVQMLLRRSRIDLEANPLTRLPGNIAIENEIMTHIREKTPFAVLYLDLNDFKAFNDVYGFVKGDEVIQETAQVIREVAETENAFVGHIGGDDFIVITRPDRFENICRKIIEVFDEKVPQFYNPKDRTRGYIMTKDRRGQETRFALLSVAIGVVTNQYRSLSSLGEISTIGAEMKHFAKENKGKGSQYAVDRRRE; encoded by the coding sequence ATGGACAACGAATCAAAACTCCGCGCGAGTATCCTTGTCGTCGACGATGAAAAGGATATTCTTCGCATGCTGCAGGAAGCGCTCGGCTTGGCTTCGTATGACGTCCGGACCGCCTTCAACGGGGAAGAAGCGATCGAAGAAATCCGGCGCGCGGCTCCGGATCTGGTGCTGATGGATATCCAGATGCCGAAGATCGATGGTTTGGAAGTCTGCCGGCTTGTCAAATCCGATGTTTGTTTGCGCCATATCCCGATTCTCCTGCTGACCGCACAAAATACGACGCGCTCCAAAGTCCGCGGCCTCCAATACGGCGCGGATGACTACCTGACCAAACCGTTTGAAATGGACGAACTGTTGGCCCGTGTCCAGATGCTACTGCGGCGCAGCCGGATTGATCTGGAAGCCAACCCCCTCACCCGGCTTCCGGGGAACATCGCCATTGAAAACGAAATTATGACGCACATCCGCGAGAAAACCCCCTTTGCCGTCCTCTATCTCGATTTGAATGACTTCAAAGCCTTTAACGATGTGTATGGTTTTGTGAAAGGGGATGAGGTCATCCAGGAAACCGCTCAGGTGATCCGGGAGGTGGCGGAAACAGAGAACGCCTTTGTCGGTCATATCGGCGGAGACGATTTCATTGTGATCACAAGACCCGACCGATTTGAAAATATTTGTCGGAAAATTATCGAAGTCTTCGACGAAAAAGTGCCCCAGTTTTACAATCCGAAAGACCGGACTCGCGGTTATATCATGACCAAAGACCGCCGGGGGCAGGAGACCCGCTTCGCGCTGCTTTCTGTTGCGATCGGCGTGGTGACCAACCAGTACCGGAGCCTGAGCTCACTCGGAGAGATCAGTACTATCGGGGCGGAAATGAAGCACTTTGCGAAGGAGAACAAGGGAAAAGGATCCCAATACGCCGTCGACCGCCGGCGCGAATAA
- a CDS encoding response regulator transcription factor gives MKYKILIVEDGKEDATHLTNACHQGGYQTSLADSGEKALEMVWTWKPDMLLLDLTLPGIGGKEVCRILREDERGRAIPVLMVTQAKERADILNGFAAGADDYLIKPIEPQELVARMNAVLRRYHKKSGESEVLQVGKVMLDFSKHRVEVDGQPVKLTGKEFGLLEVLMKKSGRVLSRQFLLEYVWGYEEEVLTRTIDMHIARLRQKLGDEGRERIQTVERFGYRFSDE, from the coding sequence ATGAAATACAAGATTCTGATCGTTGAAGACGGCAAAGAGGATGCGACGCATCTGACGAATGCCTGCCATCAGGGAGGATACCAGACGTCCCTGGCTGACAGCGGCGAAAAAGCGCTCGAGATGGTGTGGACCTGGAAACCGGACATGCTGCTGCTGGATTTGACGCTGCCCGGGATCGGCGGCAAGGAAGTCTGCCGGATTCTCAGGGAAGATGAGCGCGGTCGCGCGATTCCGGTCCTGATGGTGACGCAGGCCAAAGAGCGTGCCGATATTCTGAATGGTTTTGCCGCCGGAGCGGATGACTACCTGATTAAACCTATTGAGCCGCAGGAGCTGGTGGCCCGCATGAATGCCGTGCTGCGCCGGTATCACAAGAAGAGCGGCGAAAGCGAAGTGCTGCAGGTCGGGAAAGTCATGCTGGACTTCTCCAAGCATCGTGTGGAAGTGGATGGACAGCCCGTGAAATTGACCGGTAAGGAGTTTGGCCTCTTGGAAGTATTGATGAAAAAATCAGGCCGTGTTCTCTCGCGGCAATTCCTCCTCGAATACGTTTGGGGATACGAGGAAGAAGTCCTCACCCGAACGATCGACATGCACATCGCCCGTCTTCGCCAGAAGCTCGGGGATGAAGGCCGCGAACGCATCCAGACCGTTGAACGCTTCGGTTATCGTTTCTCCGACGAGTAA
- a CDS encoding response regulator yields MDRRLLMIDDDIALGKLVQEFLTSEGWSCYWVDNGEEGYQEALALKPDVILLDLNLPGIGGMELCHRMKGDPRLSHIPIVILTGAYKEVRDRVRGLERGADDYILKPFDLDILLARLNSISRVKGKVA; encoded by the coding sequence ATGGATAGACGCCTATTAATGATTGACGACGACATCGCCCTCGGGAAACTCGTTCAGGAGTTCCTGACCAGTGAGGGATGGAGTTGCTACTGGGTGGATAACGGGGAAGAAGGCTATCAGGAAGCGCTGGCTCTCAAGCCGGATGTTATTCTGCTTGATCTCAACCTGCCCGGCATCGGTGGCATGGAACTGTGCCATCGAATGAAAGGGGATCCCCGATTGTCTCACATTCCGATTGTCATTTTGACGGGGGCCTATAAAGAAGTTCGGGACCGGGTGCGGGGGCTTGAGCGTGGGGCGGACGACTACATCTTGAAACCTTTTGATCTGGATATCCTGTTAGCGCGCTTGAATTCCATCTCACGGGTCAAGGGCAAAGTCGCCTAA
- a CDS encoding HAMP domain-containing sensor histidine kinase has translation MGDKQNQKKLLQENKCLRRDLKKAQEAMGRFEFLKARMLKIISHDLRTPLSCIRGYSELLRSGIKGPITDAQKKMLDITVQEADHLNGLIGDVLDMSLLDAGQLNLDTQPVPFHELIQKALPRLQLASELKEIPLENRLDLPLPVVEADVTRMVQVIVNILRGLLKYAPKGGRVILSAVQTGRMLELRLSQDGRGVASEQLEKLFKAAEASPTGKTVQDGLQIALALALAIVKLHNGKMGMESGRQSNVTTFWIRLPILKETSNT, from the coding sequence ATGGGCGATAAACAAAACCAGAAGAAACTTCTCCAAGAAAACAAGTGTTTGCGGCGGGATCTTAAGAAAGCCCAGGAAGCCATGGGCCGCTTTGAGTTTCTCAAGGCCCGGATGCTGAAAATCATTTCCCACGATCTTCGCACGCCCTTGTCCTGTATCCGGGGTTATTCCGAACTATTGAGATCCGGCATCAAAGGGCCCATTACCGATGCGCAGAAGAAGATGCTCGACATCACCGTTCAGGAAGCTGACCATTTGAACGGTCTGATCGGGGATGTTCTGGATATGTCTCTTCTGGACGCCGGCCAGCTCAATCTCGATACACAACCGGTTCCGTTTCATGAGCTCATTCAGAAGGCGCTTCCCCGTCTGCAGCTGGCCTCTGAACTGAAGGAAATCCCGTTGGAAAATCGTCTGGATCTCCCGCTCCCCGTGGTTGAGGCGGACGTCACGCGTATGGTGCAGGTCATTGTGAATATCCTGAGAGGGTTGCTCAAATATGCGCCCAAGGGCGGGCGGGTCATTTTAAGTGCGGTACAAACAGGCCGGATGCTGGAATTGCGTCTGTCTCAGGACGGGCGCGGAGTGGCCTCGGAACAGTTGGAAAAACTATTTAAAGCGGCGGAAGCGTCTCCCACGGGGAAAACAGTGCAGGATGGGCTGCAGATTGCTCTGGCGCTGGCGCTGGCGATCGTCAAGCTGCATAACGGAAAAATGGGCATGGAAAGCGGGCGTCAGAGTAACGTGACAACCTTCTGGATCCGACTGCCGATCCTGAAGGAGACGTCCAATACGTGA